The following are encoded together in the Oncorhynchus kisutch isolate 150728-3 linkage group LG8, Okis_V2, whole genome shotgun sequence genome:
- the hmgcra gene encoding 3-hydroxy-3-methylglutaryl-CoA reductase a, with amino-acid sequence MLTGLFRMHGMLVASHPWEVIVGTVTLTICMMSMNMFTGNAQICGWNYDCPKMEELVLSSDIIILTITRCIAIVYIYFQFQNLRQLGSKYILGIAGLFTIFSSFVFSTVVIHFLDKELTGLNEALPFFLLLIDLSKACALAKYALSSNSQDEVRDNIARGMAVLGPTFTLDALVECLVIGVGTMSGVRQLEIMCCFGCMSVLANYFVFMTFFPACVSLVLELSRESQEGHPIWQLSHFSRVMEEEEDHKPNPVTQRVKMIMSLGLVMVHAHSRWIADPLSLNSNLDVSQVSSMSLDNHLPKRIDPERPLWQFYMSRLVSMDIEQVICLGLALLLAVKYIFFEQVELESTLSLKSPLSQGPDRAPRWSADQCCRKEVAPPHPPRSPLRTATPTPPALAEATKEERAEVIRPLPAPTTEPQPTFRLGSMEEERESQAECPRAEPSQPSLPSDPRPLEECLTILKNPEMGARFLSDDEVVVLVNSKHIPSYKLEAMMERPERGVSIRRHMISSKLPNSSALSSLPYLDYDYSKVMGTCCENVIGYMPIPVGVAGPLHLDGKQFQVPMATTEGCLVASTNRGCRAISLGGGASSRILADGMTRGPVIRCPSACLAAEVKGWLESTDGFQAIKDAFDHTSRFARLQKLMIGLAGRNLYIRFQSRTGDAMGMNMISKGTEQALARLQEQYPELVVLAVSGNYCTDKKPAAINWIEGRGKSAVCEATIPAKVVREVLKTSTEALVDVNINKNLVGSAMAGSIGGYNAHAANLVAAIYIACGQDPAQTVGSSNCITLMETSGPTGEDLYISCTMPSIELGTVGGGTILAPQQACLQMLGVQGASQECPGENARQLARVVCGTVLAGELSLMAALAAGHLVKSHMTHNRSKVNLQETTPGACTKKAS; translated from the exons ATGCTGACTGGTCTGTTCCGTATGCACGGCATGCTGGTGGCCTCCCACCCCTGGGAGGTGATCGTAGGCACTGTCACCCTCACCATCTGCATGATGTCCATGAACATGTTCACTGGCAACGCCCAGATCTGCGGCTGGAACTACGACTGCCCCAAAATGGAGGAG CTGGTTCTAAGCAGTGACATCATCATTCTGACCATCACACGGTGCATAGCCATCGTGTACATCTACTTCCAGTTCCAGAATCTACGGCAACTAGGTTCCAAATATATTCTTG GCATCGCTGGACTATTCACCATATTCTCCAGCTTCGTATTCAGTACTGTCGTGATTCACTTCCTGGATAAAGAACTCACTGGCCTCAA CGAGGCCTTACCTTTCTTCCTGCTTCTGATCGACCTCTCCAAGGCATGCGCTCTCGCCAAGTACGCTCTCAGCTCTAACTCACAG GACGAGGTGCGCGACAACATCGCCCGCGGCATGGCCGTCCTGGGGCCCACGTTCACTCTGGATGCTCTGGTGGAATGTCTGGTGATCGGGGTGGGCACCATGTCAG GTGTACGACAGTTGGAGATCATGTGTTGTTTTGGCTGCATGTCTGTCCTGGCCAACTACTTTGTCTTCATGACGTTCTTCCCTGCCTGCGTCTCCCTGGTCCTAGAG CTGTCCAGGGAGAGTCAGGAGGGTCACCCCATCTGGCAGCTGAGCCACTTCTCCCGCgtgatggaggaagaggaggatcacAAGCCCAACCCTGTCACCCAGAGAGTCAAGATGATCATG TCTCTGGGCCTGGTAATGGTGCACGCCCACAGCCGTTGGATCGCCgaccctctctccctcaactCCAACCTGGACGTCTCCCAGGTGagctccatgtccctggacaacCATTTACCCAAGAGGATCGACCCCGAGAGACCCCTCTGGCAGTTCTACATGTCAAG GTTGGTCAGCATGGACATAGAGCAGGTGATCTGTCTGGGTCTGGCCCTGCTGCTGGCCGTCAAGTACATCTTCTTTGAACAAGTCGAGCTGGAGTCCACCCTGTCTCTGAAGAGCCCCCTGTCCCAGGGGCCCGACCGTGCTCCCCGCTGGAGCGCAGACCAGTGCTGCAGGAAGGAggttgcccccccccacccccccaggtcCCCCCTCAGGACCGCCACCCCCACACCCCCCGCCCTGGCTGAGGCCACCAAGGAGGAGAGAG CCGAGGTGATCCGGCCGCTGCCTGCCCCGACCACCGAACCCCAGCCCACCTTCCGTCTGGGCTctatggaggaggagagggagagccaggCGGAGTGCCCCAGAGCAGAACCCTCTCAGCCCAGCCTACCCTCAGACCCCAGACCATTGGAGGAGTGCCTGACCATCCTGAAAAACCCTGAG ATGGGAGCCCGATTCCTGAGCGATGATGAGGTGGTGGTTCTGGTCAACTCTAAACACATCCCTTCCTACAAGCTGgaggccatgatggagagaccagagagaggggtaTCCATCCGTAGACACATGATCTCCTCCAAGCTCCCCAACTCCtccgccctctcctctctgccctacCTAGACTACGACTACTCTAAG GTGATGGGGACCTGCTGTGAGAATGTGATTGGATACATGCCCATTCCGGTAGGCGTGGCCGGGCCTCTTCACCTCGATGGGAAGCAGTTCCAGGTCCCCATGGCGACCACAGAAGGCTGCCTGGTGGCTAGCACCAACCGGGGCTGTCGTGCTATCTCC ttgGGTGGCGGTGCCAGCAGTCGTATCCTGGCTGACGGGATGACCCGGGGTCCTGTGATTAGGTGCCCGTCGGCCTGCCTGGCTGCAGAGGTCAAGGGCTGGCTGGAGAGCACCGACGGATTCCAGGCCATCAAGGACGCCTTCGACCACACCagcag GTTTGCTCGTCTGCAGAAGCTCATGATTGGTCTCGCTGGTAGAAACCTTTACATCCGCTTCCAGTCCAGAACAGGAGACGCCATGGGAATGAACATGAtctctaag GGAACAGAGCAGGCTCTGGCCAGGTTACAGGAGCAGTACCCtgagctggtggttctggcagtcAGTGGGAACTACTGCACCGACAAGAAGCCTGCAGCCATCAACTGGATCGAGGGTCGGGGAAAGTCTGCTGTGTGCGAGGCCACCATCCCAGCTAAAGTGGTCAGAGAG GTGTTGAAGACCAGCACCGAAGCCCTGGTAGATGTCAACATTAACAAGAATCTAGTAGGATCCGCCATGGCTGGAAGCATCGGTGGCTACAACGCCCACGCAGCCAACCTAGTGGCAGCCATCTACATCGCCTGTGGACAG GACCCAGCCCAGACGGTGGGCAGCAGTAACTGCATCACTCTGATGGAGACGTCAGGGCCTACAGGAGAAGACCTCTACATCAGCTGTACCATGCCCTCCATAGAGCTGGGTACTGTCGGAGGAGGAACCATCCTGGCACCACAGCAAGCCTGTCTGCag ATGCTGGGCGTGCAAGGTGCTAGTCAGGAGTGCCCTGGGGAGAACGCCAGGCAGCTGGCCAGGGTGGTGTGTGGCACGGTGTTGGCCGGTGAGCTGTCTCTCATGGCTGCCCTCGCCGCCGGGCACCTCGTCAAGAGTCACATGACCCACAACAG GTCCAAGGTAAACCTGCAGGAAACAACCCCAGGCGCCTGTACCAAGAAGGCATCTTGA